The genomic region ATATCAACATATTTGCCACGTTTTTGTTGACAAAGTTCCATAATAGGACCTAAATATTCTTCAGTTAGAAAAATACTTGCTTTAATATAAGGCTCTTCTATCATTTTGATTAAACTGCGATCAGGAAATAAAGAAGGATTTGTAATATATTGCACATCTCCATTAGTTAAAGTAACAACAAATTCAACAGATGGAGCGGTTGCAATAATATCTAAATTAAATTCTCGTTCTAATCTTTCTTGCAAAATATCCATATGTAATAAACCTAAAAACCCAATTCGAAAACCAAAGCCTAATGCTTTTGAAGTTTCAGGTTCTCAATTAATTGATGAATCTGATAAACTTATTTTTTCTAAAGCGTCTTTTAATGCATTGTAATCTAAAGTATCTACTGGATAAAAACCAGTATAAACAACAGGTTTTAATTTTTTATAACCAGGTAATGGGTATGAAACTTTATTATTATTTAATGTGACTGTATCACCAATATGAATATCTTTAACGTTTCTAATCGAAGCTGCAATTCATCCAACTTCCCCAGCAGAAAGTTCTTCTTTTTTAACATCAAAAGGATTTTTGACTCCAAGTTCAGTTACTGTATAAACCTTTTTTGAAGCCATAAAATAAATTTCATCACCTAATTTGACTTTACCATTAAAGATTCTAATTAAAACAACAACACCACGATAATTATCAAAATAACTATCAAAAATTAATGCTTCTAAAGGTTTATTGTCATCTGCTTCTTTAGGGGCTGGAATTTTATTAATAATTACATCAATGACTTGATCAATATTTTTACCAGTTTTTGCTGAGATTAAAATTGCATTTGAAGCATCAATACCAATCACATTTTCTATTTCATGTTTAACACGTTCAGGATCAGCAGACACTAAATCAATTTTGTTAATAATTGGAATAATTTCTAAGTTATGTTCCATTGCTAAATAAACATTTGCTAAAGTTTGTGCTTGAATGCCTTGTGTTGCATCGACTAACAATAATGCACCCTCACATGCTGCTAAACTACGGCTGACTTCATAAGTAAAATCAACATGGCCTGG from Metamycoplasma salivarium harbors:
- the lepA gene encoding translation elongation factor 4 translates to MDKSKIRNFAIIAHIDHGKSTLADRILEFTGTIDERQSTPQILDSMELEKERGITIKLNAIQIKYKDYIFHLIDTPGHVDFTYEVSRSLAACEGALLLVDATQGIQAQTLANVYLAMEHNLEIIPIINKIDLVSADPERVKHEIENVIGIDASNAILISAKTGKNIDQVIDVIINKIPAPKEADDNKPLEALIFDSYFDNYRGVVVLIRIFNGKVKLGDEIYFMASKKVYTVTELGVKNPFDVKKEELSAGEVGWIAASIRNVKDIHIGDTVTLNNNKVSYPLPGYKKLKPVVYTGFYPVDTLDYNALKDALEKISLSDSSINWEPETSKALGFGFRIGFLGLLHMDILQERLEREFNLDIIATAPSVEFVVTLTNGDVQYITNPSLFPDRSLIKMIEEPYIKASIFLTEEYLGPIMELCQQKRGKYVDIEYIDDTRRRLIYELPLNETIFDFFDLMKSYSKGYASFEYDYIGLRESDLVKVDILLNGEKIDALAMIVHRDFAYNKSRELAEKLKEVIPRQNFEIPVQAAIGSKIIARETIKAYRKDVTAKLYGGDVTRRQKLLEKQKRGKKRMKSIGTVDVPQEAFLAILKTNTSKKKEQ